One genomic segment of Pedobacter endophyticus includes these proteins:
- a CDS encoding c-type cytochrome, translating into MRKYIITSIFVSSVIAVIVSCQSQEEIDLQNYMSNGKDIYQAKCQNCHGENGEGLGLLAPPLTDSVFLKSNKARLACIVKNGANETFVIHGKEYKEKMPAFPEMADIDVAQVITYVTNSFGNKQAFVPYSEVSKDLENCKK; encoded by the coding sequence ATGCGCAAATACATCATTACTTCTATTTTCGTCTCTTCGGTTATTGCGGTAATTGTATCCTGTCAAAGTCAGGAAGAAATTGACCTGCAAAATTACATGTCGAACGGAAAAGACATTTATCAGGCCAAATGCCAGAACTGCCACGGTGAAAACGGCGAGGGGCTCGGCCTGCTTGCTCCGCCCCTAACCGATTCTGTTTTTTTAAAGAGCAACAAAGCCCGTTTGGCCTGTATTGTTAAAAACGGAGCGAACGAAACCTTTGTTATTCATGGTAAGGAATACAAAGAAAAAATGCCTGCTTTTCCCGAAATGGCGGATATTGATGTAGCCCAGGTAATCACTTATGTGACCAACTCTTTTGGCAATAAGCAAGCCTTCGTGCCTTATAGCGAGGTTTCGAAAGATTTGGAGAATTGTAAAAAATAA
- a CDS encoding SCO family protein — protein sequence MNKIISSVALCLLSVSILSSCQQEKKLPIYGDRQTEVVKDASGVERIDTVYQTIPDWSFLNQDSVVVTNKITDGKVYVADFFFTSCSTICPIMHRNLLTVYNEFKNNPEVMFLSHTIDFKYDKPHALKKYAQKLGVDGPKWQFLYGTKDSVYTLAEKNYLVAVGEDSTAKDGYIHQGYLVLIDKDRKIRGAYDGTKEEQVEQLKKDIPVLLAEYKK from the coding sequence ATGAACAAAATTATATCTTCAGTTGCACTTTGCTTATTGTCTGTGAGCATCCTTTCCTCATGTCAGCAAGAAAAAAAACTTCCAATTTATGGCGATCGCCAGACAGAGGTTGTGAAGGATGCTTCGGGCGTGGAGAGGATTGATACCGTTTATCAAACAATTCCCGATTGGTCTTTCTTAAATCAAGACAGCGTTGTGGTTACCAACAAAATTACTGATGGAAAAGTGTACGTGGCGGATTTTTTCTTCACCTCTTGCAGCACTATTTGCCCGATTATGCACCGTAACTTACTCACTGTATATAATGAATTTAAAAATAATCCGGAGGTGATGTTCCTATCGCACACCATTGATTTTAAATACGATAAACCCCACGCCTTGAAAAAATACGCTCAAAAATTGGGGGTAGACGGACCAAAATGGCAATTTTTGTACGGCACTAAAGACAGTGTATATACTTTGGCCGAAAAAAATTATCTGGTTGCAGTTGGCGAAGATAGCACCGCAAAAGACGGTTACATACATCAGGGTTATCTCGTTTTAATTGATAAGGACCGAAAAATTCGTGGCGCTTACGATGGCACCAAAGAAGAGCAGGTTGAGCAATTGAAAAAAGATATTCCGGTTTTGCTGGCCGAATATAAAAAGTAG
- a CDS encoding transporter family protein, with amino-acid sequence MNLSKIHYLANRKLLILLFVFAGTQSFACDICGCFMGITPYYNRNSISLLYRYRSFSGYDGQSHSLFPNGGKFFIPARSQNSPITGHAGNPDDYELYRSLEIRGKYFINSRLEINAIVPYVANSERYNGYTSSISGIGDVNVYAGYHLVQKLDDGFKQQLIAGAGIKLPTGKNDFKNMEGIRYSSLMQGGTGSTDGFVYLNYMVGLGKFGASLNTSYKVNGTNSRDEGIANSTTSFLNIFYVQRIGKDVQVMPSAQFFYEYSGGEKYKGVKTGEHVMNNLMGGVGLDVFYKNVALNAGIQKNIWEGETDHPMSAGKLYVGVTYNF; translated from the coding sequence ATGAATTTATCAAAAATACATTATTTAGCGAATCGTAAGCTGTTGATCTTACTATTCGTTTTTGCAGGTACCCAAAGTTTTGCCTGCGATATTTGCGGATGCTTTATGGGCATTACACCCTACTATAATCGCAACAGCATCAGCCTGTTGTATCGTTACCGGTCATTCAGCGGCTACGATGGCCAGTCGCATTCGTTATTTCCTAACGGTGGCAAGTTCTTCATCCCCGCCCGAAGTCAAAATTCGCCAATAACGGGCCATGCTGGTAACCCCGATGATTATGAACTTTACCGTTCGTTAGAAATCAGGGGCAAATATTTTATCAACAGTCGGCTCGAAATCAATGCAATTGTCCCCTATGTTGCAAACAGCGAACGATATAACGGCTACACTTCGTCAATTTCGGGCATCGGAGATGTAAACGTTTACGCAGGATATCATCTGGTGCAAAAGCTCGACGATGGCTTCAAACAGCAATTGATCGCTGGTGCGGGGATAAAATTGCCCACAGGAAAGAACGATTTCAAAAATATGGAAGGCATCCGCTATTCGTCATTAATGCAGGGAGGAACTGGCAGTACCGACGGTTTCGTTTATCTCAATTATATGGTCGGCCTGGGCAAGTTCGGGGCCAGCTTGAACACATCGTACAAAGTAAACGGAACCAACAGCCGCGATGAGGGCATCGCCAATAGTACAACCAGCTTTTTAAACATCTTTTATGTTCAGCGTATCGGTAAAGACGTGCAGGTGATGCCATCGGCGCAGTTTTTTTACGAGTACTCAGGCGGAGAAAAATATAAGGGCGTAAAAACCGGCGAGCATGTAATGAATAACTTAATGGGTGGCGTTGGCCTGGATGTGTTTTACAAGAATGTTGCCTTAAACGCCGGGATTCAAAAAAACATTTGGGAAGGAGAAACCGATCACCCAATGAGCGCCGGAAAGCTCTATGTAGGCGTAACCTATAATTTCTAA
- a CDS encoding cytochrome-c peroxidase: MSSKAIVFAMLFLSMALMYACSKNEDEIKPEEAHIAFSVPSNFPAPAYDFKDNKLTNAGFALGKKLFYDARLSADKSVSCGSCHQQFAAFANLDHKVSHGVNNCQGKRNAPPLFNLAWQKAFFWDGGVKNIETSPLNAITDACEMGTDIQTIITFLKNTAPYPDLFKNAFGSSEINSQLLLKSITQFTAVLVSGNSKYDKVMRNENGAAFTASELAGYNLFKEKCAKCHAEPLFTDCSYRSNGLDLTSADEGRAHITGLSTDFGTFRVPTLRNIGYTGPYMHDGRFYNLDEVLEHYNSGVKGSANLDAQLKSGIQLNSMQREQIKDFLKTLTDHEFIKNTLFSES, translated from the coding sequence ATGTCGAGCAAAGCAATCGTCTTTGCCATGCTGTTCCTCAGCATGGCACTGATGTACGCCTGTAGTAAAAATGAGGACGAGATTAAGCCGGAAGAAGCGCATATTGCTTTCTCCGTACCGTCTAACTTCCCTGCTCCGGCTTACGATTTTAAGGACAATAAATTAACCAATGCGGGCTTCGCGTTGGGCAAAAAATTGTTTTATGATGCCCGTTTATCGGCCGATAAGAGTGTTTCGTGCGGAAGTTGCCATCAGCAATTTGCAGCCTTTGCCAACCTCGACCATAAAGTGAGTCACGGCGTTAACAATTGCCAGGGAAAGCGTAATGCGCCGCCATTGTTCAATTTGGCCTGGCAGAAAGCGTTTTTTTGGGATGGTGGCGTTAAAAACATCGAAACTTCGCCCCTAAATGCCATTACCGACGCCTGCGAAATGGGTACTGATATCCAAACCATCATCACTTTTTTAAAGAACACTGCACCTTATCCCGACCTGTTCAAAAATGCCTTCGGCTCGTCGGAGATAAATTCGCAGCTCCTTCTAAAATCCATCACACAGTTTACGGCGGTGCTGGTTTCGGGCAATTCAAAGTACGATAAAGTAATGCGCAACGAAAATGGAGCTGCGTTTACCGCTTCCGAGCTCGCAGGCTACAATCTTTTTAAGGAAAAGTGCGCCAAATGCCATGCTGAACCATTGTTTACCGATTGCTCTTATCGCAGCAACGGGCTCGACTTAACCAGTGCCGACGAGGGACGTGCCCACATCACCGGCCTAAGCACAGATTTCGGAACATTCAGAGTACCCACACTTCGCAACATAGGATATACGGGACCGTACATGCACGACGGGCGTTTTTACAACCTCGACGAAGTTCTTGAGCACTATAATTCTGGCGTAAAGGGATCGGCAAATCTCGATGCACAGCTTAAAAGCGGCATTCAACTCAATTCAATGCAAAGAGAACAGATTAAAGACTTTTTAAAAACTTTAACAGATCATGAATTTATCAAAAATACATTATTTAGCGAATCGTAA
- a CDS encoding MbnP family protein: MKLSSYLLALLCPIILLSSCKKGDDQPAADSKSSFTMEFEHQVNGSPLTLNTNTYKNAKGEDFKINVFKYYVSNIKLSKADGTVFLVPESYFLIDESKPASKLITVNDIPTGDYNKIEYTIGVDYARNFAGAQTGALDPVNGMFWTWNSGYIFVKLEGTSPQSTAASNALTFHIGGVVDPNNTIRTFTAAINAANPLRVRTDAKPDMHFIVNAAALFTGTTDVSFATLNLTMGGANSVIVADNYSKGLFRLDHIHN, encoded by the coding sequence ATGAAATTATCATCATACTTATTGGCATTGCTATGCCCGATTATACTTTTATCATCATGCAAAAAAGGCGATGACCAACCAGCCGCAGATTCAAAATCTAGTTTTACAATGGAGTTTGAACATCAGGTAAACGGATCGCCGCTAACGTTGAACACCAACACTTACAAAAACGCAAAGGGCGAAGATTTTAAGATCAACGTATTTAAATATTATGTGAGCAACATAAAATTAAGCAAGGCTGACGGAACGGTTTTTTTAGTTCCTGAAAGTTATTTTTTAATTGATGAATCGAAACCTGCATCGAAACTGATTACGGTAAACGACATCCCGACAGGCGATTACAACAAAATAGAATACACCATTGGAGTTGATTATGCCCGTAATTTCGCTGGCGCACAAACCGGTGCACTCGATCCGGTTAATGGCATGTTTTGGACCTGGAACAGCGGTTACATTTTTGTAAAATTAGAAGGAACTTCGCCACAGTCTACAGCGGCAAGCAACGCACTAACCTTTCATATCGGCGGCGTAGTTGATCCAAATAATACAATCAGAACCTTCACTGCGGCGATTAATGCGGCCAACCCTTTACGTGTTAGAACAGACGCCAAACCCGACATGCACTTTATCGTAAATGCTGCGGCGCTTTTTACGGGCACAACCGATGTAAGCTTTGCCACACTCAACCTAACAATGGGAGGCGCAAATTCAGTAATTGTTGCCGATAATTATTCAAAGGGTTTGTTCCGTTTAGATCATATTCACAATTAA
- a CDS encoding type II toxin-antitoxin system VapC family toxin translates to MEKIMVLCDTNIFIEIYKGNDLIIDVLRKLGQDNVAISDVSCAELLYGARNKKEFDLIRMDINKLIVLPISSIISTRAVKLVDEFSLSHNLNLADALIASTAIVHNIELYTLNLKDFKFISDLTLI, encoded by the coding sequence GTGGAAAAAATAATGGTTTTGTGTGATACAAATATCTTTATTGAAATCTACAAAGGAAACGATTTGATCATTGATGTGCTTAGAAAATTAGGTCAAGACAATGTTGCCATCTCTGATGTTTCTTGTGCGGAATTACTTTATGGTGCAAGAAATAAAAAAGAGTTTGATCTAATCAGAATGGACATCAATAAACTAATTGTTCTTCCCATTTCTTCTATAATTTCTACCAGAGCAGTAAAGTTGGTAGATGAATTTTCACTCTCACATAATCTTAACCTCGCTGATGCACTTATTGCATCTACAGCGATTGTTCACAATATAGAATTGTACACACTTAACTTGAAGGATTTCAAATTTATATCGGACCTTACTTTAATTTAG